The following proteins come from a genomic window of Acidimicrobiales bacterium:
- a CDS encoding GNAT family protein: protein MGHPVWPLFDIVVRTPRLELRYPDDAMLAELAAVAAEGIHDPDRMPFLQPWTRASSPDLEREALKFWWGQRAGWSPDRWNFTAAVVVGGRPVGVQDLGARAFAVTKAVGTGSWLGRRHQGQGIGTEMRAAVLHLAFAGLGADLATSGSFEDNAASRAVSRRLGYEENGYTIRDREGRPAREIRFALTRSRWEATRRDDIVVEGLDACREWFGA from the coding sequence ATGGGGCACCCCGTCTGGCCGCTGTTCGACATCGTCGTGCGCACGCCGCGCCTGGAGCTGCGCTACCCCGACGACGCCATGCTCGCCGAGCTGGCCGCCGTCGCCGCCGAGGGGATCCACGATCCCGACCGCATGCCGTTCCTCCAGCCGTGGACCCGGGCGTCGTCGCCCGACCTCGAGCGGGAGGCCCTGAAGTTCTGGTGGGGGCAGCGGGCGGGCTGGAGCCCCGACCGGTGGAACTTCACGGCCGCCGTGGTGGTCGGAGGCCGCCCCGTCGGCGTCCAGGACTTGGGCGCCCGGGCGTTCGCCGTCACCAAGGCGGTGGGGACCGGGTCGTGGCTGGGACGGCGCCACCAGGGCCAGGGCATCGGCACCGAGATGCGGGCCGCCGTCCTCCACCTGGCGTTCGCCGGCCTGGGCGCCGACCTCGCCACCAGCGGGTCGTTCGAGGACAACGCCGCGTCTCGGGCGGTCTCCCGTCGGCTGGGGTACGAGGAGAACGGGTACACCATCCGCGACCGCGAGGGGCGGCCCGCCCGCGAGATCCGGTTCGCCCTGACGCGGTCGCGGTGGGAGGCGACCCGGCGGGACGACATCGTGGTTGAGGGCCTCGACGCCTGCCGGGAGTGGTTCGGCGCCTGA